One stretch of Calonectris borealis chromosome 5, bCalBor7.hap1.2, whole genome shotgun sequence DNA includes these proteins:
- the PPP4R4 gene encoding serine/threonine-protein phosphatase 4 regulatory subunit 4 isoform X2, which produces MGDQFTDDESTTPEEIERLTVDEELSDIERAVYLLSSGQDIQGTSVVANLPVLMRQNPAETLRRVLPKIREVLHVAGVEMQLTAAVSFLTVLQEESVSIHTYSHSFLHIILQNLEHRDAGVSNAWLETLLAVIEALPKETIRHEILNPLVSKAQLSQTLQSRLVSCKIMGKLANKFEAHIIKREILPLVKSLCQDVEYEVRTCMCRQLEHIAQGIGTELTKTAVLPELVELARDEGSSVRLAAFETLVNLLDMFDADDRSQTVLPLVKSFCEKSFKADESILVSLSFHLGKLCNGLYGIFTPEQHLRFLEFYKKLSTLGLQQENGHNDNQLQLQTLEQEKKYISVRKNCAYNFPAMIVFVDPKNFHSELYSIFFCLCHDPEVPVRYTMATSFYEVAKLLNSGVYTIHKELVTLLQDESLEVLDALVGHLPEILELMTNGGENNGSESKLLSIPDLIPALTTAEQRAATSLKWRTHEKLLQKYACLPHIISSDQIYYRFLHRMLTIILTNNVLPVQKAAARTLCVYLRYNRKQEQRHEVIQKLIEQLGQGKSYWNRLRFLDTCEFIMELFSKSFFCKYFFLPVLELTHDPVANVRMKLCYLLPKVKSTLKIPTDKHLLQQLELCIRKLLCQEKDKDVLTIVKRTVLELDRMEISVDAFQKRFYENDLLDQEKERQEHLLLEMEQLEKEKQQNEGRSTNINDKMFEKKRRDSKTSSVLAKSITLSVPGSSSGTSAGKEDKKSKLVRSQSFSTQALHPKYSNIDKCPNKSSTTGYTSSVSGMGKSCMLSFSDDSFRTHSTGNTGNAAFPSSSSSRNLFNSADQKTNGNKESQSRKMSIKNRKSNS; this is translated from the exons TTCTGGCCAGGATATCCAAGGAACAAGTGTGGTGGCAAATCTTCCAGTCCTGATGCGACAGAATCCTGCAGAAACACTTCGTCGGGTTTTACCGAAAATCAGA GAGGTGCTTCATGTTGCAGGAGTGGAAATGCAGTTAAcagctgctgtttcatttttgaCTGTTCTGCAAGAGGAGTCGGTGTCCATTCATACGTACTCACACTCCTTCCTACACATCATTCTCCAGAACCTGGAACACAGAGATGCAG GTGTCAGCAATGCATGGCTGGAAACTCTTCTTGCTGTAATAGAAGCTTTACCAAAAGAGACTATCAGACATGAG atCCTGAATCCACTTGTTTCCAAAGCACAGCTTTCTCAAACACTTCAGTCCCGCTTAGTTAGTTGTAAAATCATGGGAAAATTAGCTAACAAATTTGAAGCTCATAT TATTAAAAGAGAGATTCTTCCATTGGTAAAATCACTGTGCCAGGATGTGGAATATGAAGTTAGAACTTGCATGTGTCGGCAACTGGAACATATAGCTCAAGGAATAGG GACAGAACTAACAAAAACTGCGGTGCTTCCTGAGTTAGTAGAACTGGCAAGAGATGAGGGCAGCAGCGTACGTCTTGCAGCTTTTGAGACATTAGTGAATCTGCTCGATATGTTTGATGCAG atgatAGGAGTCAAACTGTGCTCCCCTTAGTGAAATCATTCTGTGAAAAATCCTTCAAAGCAGATGAATCTATCCTAGTTTCTTTATCTTTCCATTTAGGGAAACTGTGTAATGGATTATATG gcattTTTACTCCTGAACAGCACTTACGTTTTTTGGAATTTTATAAGAAGCTTTCCACGCTGGGTTTACAGCAGGAAAATGGACACAATGATAATCAACTACAACTTCAAACTCTGGAACAGGAAAAGAAGTATATTTCAGTGAGGAAGAACTGTGCTTACAATTTCCCA GCCATGATTGTTTTTGTGGATCCAAAGAACTTCCATTCAGAGCTATATTCTATATTCTTCTGCCTTTGTCACGACCCTGAAGTTCCCGTCAGATATACTATGGCCACAAGCTTCTATGAA GTTGCTAAGCTTTTAAATTCTGGTGTGTATACAATACATAAAGAACTGGTTACACTATTACAGGATGAGTCACTGGAG GTGTTAGATGCCCTGGTAGGTCACCTTCCTGAAATCCTTGAACTAATGACaaatggaggagaaaacaatGGATCAGAAAGCAAG ttatTGTCTATTCCTGACTTGATTCCTGCATTAACAACAGCAGAACAAAGAGCAGCAACTTCTTTAAAGTGGAGAACTCACGAGAAGTTACTACAAAAATATGCATGTCTCCCTCATATCATATCAAGTGATCAGATATATTACCGTTTTCTTCACAGGATGTTGACAATCATTTTGACAAAT AATGTCCTGCCAGTCCAAAAAGCAGCTGCTCGAACCCTCTGCGTTTATTTACGTTATAATCGCAAGCAAGAACAGAGACatgaggttattcagaaactgaTTGAAC aactgggccaaggaAAAAGTTACTGGAACAGACTTCGGTTCTTAGATACTTGTGAATTCATTATGGAACTGTTTTCAAAATCATTCTTCTGTAAATACTTCTTTCTACCTGTGCTTGAACTTACACATGATCCAGTGGCAAATGTGAG aatgaAGCTATGCTATTTGTTGCCAAAAGTTAAATCTACTCTGAAAATTCCCACTGATAAACATTTACTTCAGCAGTTGGAATTATGTATAAGGAAACTTTTGTGTCAAGAGAAAGACAAAGATGTCCTGACTATTGTAAAAAGa ACAGTGTTAGAATTGGACAGAATGGAGATCTCTGTAGATGCT tttcagaAAAGATTTTACGAAAATGATTTATTGGatcaagaaaaagagagacaagaACATCTCCTTTTGGAAATG gAACAAttagaaaaggagaagcagcaaaatgaaggAAGATCTACAAATATTAATgataaaatgtttgaaaagaagC GTAGAGACAGTAAAACATCATCAGTGTTGGCAAAAAGTATCACACTCTCTGTTCCTGGAAGCTCTTCTGGTACATCAGCAG GCAAAGAAGACAAGAAATCCAAGTTGGTTCGAAGCCAGTCTTTCAGTACTCAAGCATTACATCCAAAATACAGCAACATAGACAAGTGTCCTAA taaaagcTCTACTACAGGATATACATCTTCAGTATCAGGAATGGGAAAGAGTTGTATGTTATCCTTTAGTG ATGATTCATTCCGGACTCATTCTACAGGTAATACTGGGAATGCTGCCTTCCCTTCCAGTTCTTCTTCTCGCAACTTGTTTAACTCAGC